A single genomic interval of Falsibacillus albus harbors:
- a CDS encoding arsenate reductase/protein-tyrosine-phosphatase family protein, whose amino-acid sequence MSKKLLYFVSSNHERSSMAEAWAKRLNLSDWSFMSAGWFNNDRNPMSIKAMDELNIDLTSTPNRTVNDHMMELADFIISIYDFGQDHFIPIPKEHQDKMIEWDIKNPNLHGQSLLEKWAAYQEVCDDIATKVKKLESSLNVYM is encoded by the coding sequence ATGTCAAAAAAACTTCTTTATTTTGTTTCATCCAATCATGAAAGAAGTTCAATGGCAGAGGCATGGGCCAAAAGACTTAATTTATCTGATTGGTCATTCATGAGTGCAGGTTGGTTCAACAATGATCGAAATCCCATGTCAATCAAAGCGATGGATGAACTCAATATTGATTTGACATCCACCCCCAACAGGACGGTAAATGACCATATGATGGAACTAGCTGACTTCATCATTTCGATATACGACTTTGGTCAAGATCACTTTATCCCGATTCCGAAGGAACATCAGGATAAAATGATTGAATGGGACATTAAGAATCCTAATCTGCATGGTCAATCTTTACTGGAAAAATGGGCTGCCTATCAGGAAGTTTGCGATGACATCGCAACGAAAGTAAAAAAATTAGAATCCAGTCTCAACGTTTATATGTAG
- a CDS encoding YjcZ family sporulation protein gives MCWGYGGCGYGGGYGYGYGGSTFVLIVVLFILLIIVGASFL, from the coding sequence ATGTGCTGGGGTTACGGTGGATGTGGCTATGGCGGCGGCTACGGCTATGGTTACGGTGGTTCAACTTTCGTATTGATCGTTGTTCTATTTATCTTGTTGATCATTGTCGGTGCTTCATTTTTGTAA
- a CDS encoding aldo/keto reductase: protein MERIKLAEELSFSRIIHGLWRLNEWNYSSQETLSLINHALDAGITTFDHADIYGSYTCEELFGQALALNPSLREKMELVTKCGIVLESPNRPQHRSHHYNTSKEHIIKSAEQSLKNLQTDYIDVLLIHRPDPLMDPEQVAEAFAALKKDGKVRYFGVSNFKEHQYQLLKSYLDVPLVTNQLELSAYELENFDDGTLNLCMKERIAPMAWSPLAGGKIFTSDEEKAVRLRTALQKVGKEIGAGSIDQVMYTWLLHHPAKIMPIVGSGKTNRMDSAVQSLKLSMNVDQWFEILQSSMGHDIP from the coding sequence ATGGAAAGAATTAAATTGGCAGAGGAATTGTCTTTTTCAAGAATCATACACGGCTTATGGAGGTTAAACGAGTGGAACTACTCTTCACAAGAGACGCTCTCCTTGATCAATCATGCACTGGATGCCGGTATAACTACTTTTGACCATGCCGATATTTACGGCAGCTATACTTGTGAGGAACTGTTCGGTCAGGCTCTTGCATTGAACCCGAGCCTCCGCGAAAAAATGGAACTTGTCACAAAGTGTGGAATCGTGCTGGAATCTCCAAACCGTCCACAGCATCGATCACACCATTACAATACAAGCAAAGAGCACATCATCAAATCTGCAGAACAATCCTTGAAAAACCTGCAAACAGATTATATTGATGTATTACTCATACACCGCCCAGACCCGTTAATGGATCCGGAGCAGGTAGCCGAGGCATTTGCCGCATTGAAAAAAGATGGAAAAGTCCGCTATTTCGGTGTTTCCAATTTTAAAGAACACCAGTATCAACTTCTTAAATCTTACCTGGATGTTCCATTGGTTACGAATCAGCTGGAATTATCTGCGTATGAATTGGAAAATTTCGATGATGGCACCCTGAACTTATGTATGAAGGAAAGAATTGCCCCGATGGCCTGGTCGCCGCTTGCAGGTGGAAAAATATTTACTTCTGATGAAGAAAAAGCCGTACGTCTGCGCACTGCCTTACAAAAGGTAGGAAAAGAAATCGGAGCGGGAAGCATCGATCAAGTCATGTATACCTGGCTGCTGCATCACCCAGCGAAAATCATGCCAATTGTTGGATCAGGCAAAACGAACCGAATGGATTCAGCTGTCCAATCCTTGAAATTATCGATGAATGTCGACCAATGGTTCGAAATCCTCCAATCCTCAATGGGCCACGATATACCATAG
- a CDS encoding twin-arginine translocase TatA/TatE family subunit: MNLGFGEIVVIIIVGLFVFGPSKLPGFGKAAGQALHEFQKALQGKIDEEEEHHEQEKINDQSFHK, encoded by the coding sequence ATGAATCTGGGATTTGGGGAAATTGTAGTCATCATAATAGTAGGTTTATTTGTATTTGGACCATCGAAATTGCCCGGTTTTGGAAAAGCTGCTGGACAGGCACTCCATGAATTTCAAAAAGCCCTTCAAGGAAAGATTGATGAAGAGGAAGAACATCATGAACAAGAAAAAATCAATGATCAAAGCTTCCATAAATAG
- a CDS encoding phosphotransferase enzyme family protein produces the protein MNKVHNLDWLGSCWDIGSVVHLIRYKDHVSFFTTDRGSHYLLKEKGCFHHAELEGGFLSYLYQEGLSVQVPIYNKYGKQVFRYEGGVYCIYPYTAGKPYSFIEEGAMEYINQSGRLISEFHYLAENYTECINYNEMELGDQIYEVLTWIHRFSLCNQEKSKLFNRMMRLDAMEGKLPKQLIHRDLHPNNMIFNKGRFKGFIDFDMCQIGCKVYDIAYFMVAVLKRRILDHSHDDHFDEAFHNFLCNYESLVPLSVLEKELLPDVMLFIACCYVIYFSLQLYYESTAESYIKVIKYLLSTTE, from the coding sequence ATGAATAAAGTCCATAATCTGGATTGGCTTGGTTCATGCTGGGATATCGGTTCTGTTGTCCATTTAATCCGATACAAAGATCATGTTAGCTTCTTTACAACCGATCGGGGATCACATTATCTCCTAAAGGAAAAAGGATGCTTTCACCATGCAGAGCTTGAAGGGGGATTCCTCTCCTATCTGTATCAGGAGGGACTGAGTGTCCAAGTTCCGATATATAATAAATATGGAAAACAAGTTTTCCGGTATGAAGGAGGAGTATACTGCATTTATCCATATACAGCAGGAAAGCCTTATTCTTTCATCGAAGAAGGGGCAATGGAGTATATTAATCAATCTGGGAGGCTCATTTCTGAATTTCATTATTTAGCGGAAAACTATACAGAATGTATAAATTATAATGAAATGGAATTAGGGGATCAAATATATGAGGTATTGACTTGGATACATCGTTTTTCATTGTGTAATCAAGAGAAAAGTAAACTTTTTAATCGCATGATGCGATTGGATGCGATGGAAGGGAAACTGCCAAAACAGTTGATACATCGTGACCTCCATCCGAATAATATGATATTCAACAAGGGCAGGTTTAAAGGGTTTATTGATTTTGATATGTGTCAGATCGGATGCAAGGTGTACGATATCGCTTATTTCATGGTTGCGGTGTTAAAGAGGAGAATCCTGGACCATTCCCATGACGATCATTTTGACGAGGCTTTTCACAACTTTTTATGCAACTATGAAAGCTTGGTGCCCTTATCTGTTTTGGAGAAAGAGCTATTGCCGGATGTCATGCTGTTCATTGCGTGTTGTTATGTTATTTATTTTTCACTCCAGCTGTATTATGAAAGCACAGCGGAATCATACATCAAGGTAATTAAATATCTGTTATCTACCACAGAATAA
- the splB gene encoding spore photoproduct lyase produces the protein MVKPFMPQLVYFEPDALNYPLGKLLKEKFEKEDVEIRFTTSHNQVRNLPGENHFQKYRVAKSTLVVGVRKTLKFDTSKPSAEYAIPFATGCMGHCHYCYLQTTMGSKPYIRTYVNTDEIFDAAEKYMEERAPEFTRFEASCTSDIVGIDHITHTLKKAIEYFGQSKYGKLRFVTKFHHVDHLLDAKHNGKTRFRFSMNADYVIKNFEPGTSPFAKRIEAAGKVAGAGYPLGFIIAPIYLHDGWEDGYRDLFERLEGELSKEAKEDLTFELIQHRFTKPAKRVIQKNYPMTKLELDEEKRRYKWGRYGIGKYIYPKDEEQKMKDVLGGYIEKYFPKAKLEYFT, from the coding sequence ATGGTGAAGCCCTTCATGCCTCAATTGGTTTACTTTGAACCGGATGCTTTGAATTATCCGCTTGGGAAATTATTGAAGGAAAAATTCGAAAAAGAGGATGTGGAAATTCGATTTACGACTTCGCATAACCAAGTCAGAAATTTACCAGGAGAGAATCATTTCCAAAAATATCGTGTAGCAAAATCAACGCTTGTTGTCGGTGTACGAAAGACATTGAAGTTCGATACCTCCAAGCCCTCGGCAGAATACGCCATCCCTTTTGCGACAGGCTGCATGGGGCATTGCCATTATTGCTACCTTCAAACAACGATGGGAAGCAAGCCCTATATCCGTACGTATGTAAATACAGACGAGATCTTCGATGCGGCTGAAAAGTATATGGAGGAGAGGGCACCTGAGTTCACAAGATTTGAAGCATCCTGTACTTCAGATATTGTAGGGATCGACCATATCACCCATACATTGAAGAAGGCAATCGAGTACTTTGGACAATCCAAATACGGAAAGTTGAGATTTGTAACAAAGTTCCATCATGTCGACCACTTGCTGGATGCAAAACATAATGGAAAGACACGATTCCGCTTCAGTATGAATGCGGATTATGTGATCAAGAATTTCGAGCCGGGTACATCGCCTTTCGCCAAGAGAATAGAAGCAGCTGGCAAGGTAGCCGGTGCGGGCTATCCACTAGGATTTATCATCGCCCCGATTTATTTGCATGATGGGTGGGAAGACGGTTATAGGGATCTTTTTGAGCGGCTGGAAGGTGAATTATCGAAAGAAGCAAAAGAAGACCTGACATTTGAATTGATACAGCATAGATTCACCAAGCCGGCTAAACGTGTCATACAAAAAAATTATCCGATGACAAAACTTGAATTGGACGAAGAAAAAAGACGGTATAAATGGGGGAGATATGGGATAGGCAAATATATTTATCCAAAGGATGAAGAACAGAAAATGAAGGATGTTTTGGGGGGATATATAGAAAAATATTTTCCTAAAGCAAAATTGGAGTATTTCACCTAA
- a CDS encoding transcriptional regulator SplA domain-containing protein: MNIYDYGSTYKAGDIVYVLYRNPHTQNVANIQSAAIVQDPENDGGLSIFLYDNYYPLTDEVAVYATEAEAEEAYQYYFGDM; this comes from the coding sequence GTGAATATATACGACTATGGCTCAACCTATAAAGCTGGGGACATTGTGTATGTCCTTTACCGAAATCCGCATACACAAAACGTGGCCAATATACAGTCCGCTGCGATTGTGCAAGATCCTGAGAATGACGGGGGACTCTCCATATTCTTGTATGATAATTACTATCCGTTGACAGATGAAGTAGCTGTTTATGCCACAGAGGCTGAGGCAGAGGAAGCATATCAATATTATTTTGGAGACATGTAA
- a CDS encoding dicarboxylate/amino acid:cation symporter — MKLTTKIILGLIAGAVVGIILNVAAPSVFNILDPYLFKPLGKIFLNLISMLVVPIVLFSIILGTAGLGDPKKLGRIGLKTISYFLITTCIAIIIGIGLAYIIKPGLAGHFDTASASFSAEKAPPVSDTLLNIIPKNPFGALNEGNMLQIIALAIFIGLALTALGEKTKGIYNLVEQGNEIMMYLVTLVMKFAPYGTFGLIASAIGSQGWNAIKAMGIYMIVVVLALIVHGVVTYGSAVALLARKNPLSFFKGFSPAMGVAFSTSSSNATLPISMETAQKNLKVPETISSFVQPLGATINMDGTAIMQGVATVFIAQVYHVDLSIGELATVVLTAVLASIGTAGVPGVGLILLAMVLSSVNLPVAGIGLILGIDRILDMARTAVNITGDASCAMIVAETEKRRTVKIQRGEKSA, encoded by the coding sequence ATGAAATTAACCACAAAAATCATTCTCGGTTTAATAGCAGGTGCAGTCGTTGGAATCATTCTAAATGTAGCTGCTCCTAGCGTGTTCAATATTTTAGATCCTTACTTATTTAAACCTCTCGGAAAAATCTTCTTGAATTTAATCAGTATGCTGGTCGTTCCGATTGTCCTTTTTTCAATCATTCTAGGGACAGCAGGTCTCGGCGATCCAAAAAAATTAGGAAGAATCGGTTTGAAAACCATCTCTTATTTTTTGATTACGACATGCATTGCCATCATCATTGGCATCGGTCTAGCATATATCATTAAACCAGGTTTAGCTGGCCATTTCGATACTGCTTCAGCAAGTTTTAGTGCTGAAAAAGCTCCGCCGGTATCAGACACTCTACTCAATATCATCCCGAAAAACCCTTTCGGGGCTTTGAATGAAGGAAATATGCTTCAAATCATCGCACTCGCCATTTTCATCGGACTGGCATTGACAGCTCTAGGTGAAAAAACAAAAGGAATTTACAATCTAGTGGAACAAGGAAATGAAATCATGATGTACCTTGTTACATTAGTAATGAAATTCGCACCATACGGAACGTTCGGCTTAATCGCCTCCGCAATCGGCAGCCAGGGATGGAATGCAATTAAGGCGATGGGAATATACATGATTGTTGTTGTTCTTGCTCTGATTGTGCATGGCGTTGTCACATATGGAAGTGCCGTTGCGCTGCTTGCCAGAAAGAATCCACTATCCTTTTTCAAAGGGTTTTCCCCGGCAATGGGAGTTGCTTTCAGTACTTCAAGCAGTAACGCAACGCTGCCGATTTCCATGGAAACAGCTCAAAAGAACTTAAAGGTGCCAGAAACTATTTCAAGTTTTGTCCAGCCGTTGGGAGCAACAATCAACATGGATGGTACGGCGATCATGCAAGGTGTTGCCACTGTCTTTATTGCACAGGTCTATCATGTCGATCTCTCGATTGGCGAGCTTGCTACGGTTGTGCTGACAGCTGTATTGGCGAGTATAGGGACAGCCGGTGTACCAGGTGTCGGCTTGATCTTGCTAGCCATGGTGCTTAGTTCCGTCAACCTGCCTGTTGCTGGAATTGGCTTGATTCTTGGGATTGACCGTATTTTGGATATGGCACGGACTGCCGTTAATATTACAGGCGATGCCTCATGTGCCATGATCGTGGCAGAAACGGAAAAAAGAAGGACCGTCAAGATCCAGCGCGGCGAAAAATCAGCATAA